ATGCTTTAATTCACAGATCAGAAATACAGCAACAAATGTGTGTAGAAAACACAAATCACAGAACAGTGTCGGAACAAAATAAACCATCTGAGAATTATATAAAtaagtttaaaatattttctgtcacattttttttattttctctaatCTATAGAACACGGCTCACTGAAAATCTACAGGAAAAAAAACCGTAGCAACCCAGAACACACGGTGTGTTTGATTCATTTCCTGTAGTGAGTCGATTTGGAGTCCGATGACTTTCACACTAAGAGTTCACTCAGAAGCAGAATGAGATCACCGGAGTGTGTTCTCACCTGACTGAGGAAAACACACACCAGGGTTCTGTTCAAACACATTAAACACGGTGTGTGTGAAAGAACCCTAGTTGTGTTCACTACATAGGGAACCTAAACACTGTCACTGCGCACTCTCCCTCAACATTCACTACATCCTCCTGCTACTCATCCCTCCATCACCTTCGGCTTCTCCTGATCACAGTATTTACAtcactgtgtgtgttttcagcatgTGATGAAGTACCTGCTGGCCGAGGCCATGaagcgagagcagagagagttCTACAGCGGCTGGAAAGGCTTCTTCAAAATGGTGATTGTTTTTGCATCATCATGACTATAAACATTCCTTTGCTGcagtgtgtgtaatgtgtgtgtaatcagtgtgtgtgtgtgtgcgcgcatgcagaATGTAGCGAGGCAGAATAATGACAGTGACTGCGGTGTGTTTGTCCTGCAGGTCAGTCCtatctgtaaacacacacacacggccgtgTCTTTATTTATTCACTGTTTattaaagtctctctctctctctcagtactgTAAGTGTTTGGCGTTGGAGAAGCCGTTCGTTTTCACGCAGCAGGACATGCCCAAACTGCGCCGACAAATGTACAAGGAGCTCTGTCACTGTAAACtcacactctgacacacacacagcctttaaTACTCCCTCATCTGTTCCTCCAATACCTCTGAAATGATCAACATCCCCGAGTGCCTGACAGCAAGACAggctgagagagtgagacagctcGTCCTGCAGTGAGACACGCTGTTTTGTTCCAGAGTTGATGCTGTTTTTGTTTAGTTTCTTGAAATGGCAAATTAATCTGTTTAAACTCCAGAACGATGTCATGcttttgataaattaaaaaaaatcctatttaatgttttgtttgtttatttcaggTTTGTGTGTGTGCTGAATTAAACTTCCCAAGCATATATTCAGATTATAGTTgggactgtgagttggcctagtggttagcgtgtctgcctctcgaccaggagatcgcgagttctactcacggtcgggttgtaccaaagaccatcataaaaatggtacctactgctgtcgggTGAGGCACACTGcagtacagatgcgagtagggaagtcagACTCTCGTGGTtatcagaggacccgccccccactgtaaccctagctgtacaggcgagaggctgagggctatcgaaacagagattggcgccgcacccatacgccttaaagaggtcgttagtactgggacaggaaccTGCCTGGGAAaatcagattctggcatgagagggactttgacttgactttgacaGTCGGGACCCCAGTATTTTCCTTCTTTCTGCTGGGTTTCTTTGTGAGATTTGAGCGCCCACACCCACTGTAAATGAAACTTTTATATCTTTTCAGATGCGTGCAATGATAAAGATAATATGAACAGCACAGCTTCACTCagttatccacacacacacacacacacacacgaagtccTACAGCGCCCCTTAGTGGTCAAAGTGCATTATACAGCGTGCAGAATTACATTATTTCATGTTCTCTTTGGTCCATAAACACACACAGTGACTCCAAAATAACCAACgacaacttttatttcatttatcaGACCATAATGATACTCATGTCACGGGGGGATGTGTGTTTCTGTCTCACTAACACAGAACTAAAACTGAAATGAACAGGAGAGTCAcacatttctctctcacacagttaTAAACAATGCTGTCGTTTCAGACAAAACTCAAAATTATCAAACTTCATTTTTTGCTGAGATTAACACACAGGGAAGTTAGTTCAGTTTGTCAAAGTACTTCAGCTTGCCCGAGGGATCCGGAATAATCTGCATAAGAAAACAAAAGATatttataaaacacacacacacacacacacaccccatcatcatcaccatgggTTGTGTCCCACTCAGTTACCACAAGGCTCTTCCAGACTGAAGGAACATTCTTATAGTTCTCAGAACTGTCGGAGGAAGTTCCCTGTGCTCTGTGTGTCACTCTGCAGGACCTGAGGATGATCGTGGTTCTTACAACGCTGTTCTGAGGGACTTTTTAGCTCCTACTTGAGGGTAGGTTCTCTCCCAGCACaggaggaaccatgagtgatggaAGTGTATGCTGATTGGTCCAACACGAGACAATGCAGCATCAGCAACTGCTGTTTTAAAAATCCGTGTGAACCGTTAACTGTGTAAACACCAGCTCTTAATGTTAGTGTTAAATAAAACCCCAGGGAGAAATGGAGTGAGAGTGAAGTCCAGGGTTTACTGAGTGAATGTGTGACAGAGGAACTACAGTGAGATTTTAACGCATCTCAGTGAAATATAAAATTCTTCGCCATCTTTTCTCACTAACGTCACGCTCATACGCCGACTCGCGTCACTCCTGCGTTCCTACTGACGGGGCGACTGCAAACAGAAACACGCTCTTAAAGCTGTGTACTTCTCGGGGGCAATCTCCAGGGGGCGGGTCCTCTCAATGAGTTCCTACAACTGTTTGTTTGGTCCAAAAGCGTCTACAGTTACCATAGTAACCATAAATTCTGTTATTCTCTTCAAACCGCTCTCAGTTACCATGACAACTGTTCAGCACCTGTGACCACATATCATCATAAACAATAAATAGCACAGCAGTCAGGCAGGACAGGATGGGGTTAAACCCAGTACAAGGGTTTGGGATGCGTTCAGTTGTCATAGTAACTGATTAAGCCTTGTTGCTTTATACTGCTTGCTAAACAAAATGTAGTTTAGAACACAGCCCatagaacgaacacacacacacacacactcaccgtgTCACTGCCAGGTTTCCAGCCAGCTGGacaaactgatttaaaaaaaaacacacaaaaaaagaaaaaaaacccacacacctgTTAGGGCTGTGACAATAAATACTGCAGATAAGCACTGGTTATATACTGAAACtcagacacgtgtgtgtgtgtgtgtgtgtgtgtgtgtaccttctcCATGTTTGTCAGTGTACTGGAAAGCCTGAACCAGACGGAGTGTTTCATCCACTGAGCGTCCCACAGGCAGGTCGTTCATGGTGATCTGACGCAGTGTGCCTTTATCATCAATGATGAACaaacctctacacacacacacgattacaGAAGTGGAAAAAACAAGTACAATAGACTGAAACTGATTAAAATAATACAAATCATTTAAACATTAGGGTGTATGTGTGCGCGCACCTGAGTGTGTGTCCCTGGTCCTCCAGATAGACTCCGTAGTCTTTGGCGATCTGGTGTGTGAGGTCAGACAGCAAGGGGATCTTCAATGGTCCCAGTCCTCCCTGTTTCCTGGGTGTGTTAATCCTGACGTGCACGCACACAGTGAGGAACAGCTGTTAGAAATATTCAGTGCTAAATGAAACTCCTCTGCATTAACAGTCAGACTTAAAGGTCAGCTCACATGAGAGCAGTGAGGGTAAAGGGGGTGTGGTTACACTGTAGGGGGTGTGGTCTCACCAGGCCAggtgtgtgaactgcgagtcaactGAACAGGCCACAACATCTGCATTAATGGCGTGAAACTCATGGACTCTGTCACTGAAGGCGATGATTTCAGTGGGACAGACGAAcgtgctgaaaacacacacacacacacacacgctctaatgaattctgattggttgaatGGGGAGGATGTTTATAAATCTTTAATCAAACTGATTATTTACATGGTGAAAAAAGCAATTCATGATGGAGGTCAGATGTGGATCTGGTTTCTGATTGGCTGATGGAGCTGTCACTCATCTACTGTCTGTACACAGCTCTACATCTAcatggacctgtgtgtgtgtgtgtgtgtgtgtgtgtaaaatcagtGTGAGATGTTTAACAGGTTTTTTCTTTCACACGTACAAGTCGAGAGGGTAGAAGAAGAACACCAGATATTTGCCTCTATAGTCCGAGAGTTTCAGCTCTTTAAATTCCCCGTTGATGACGGCAGTTCCCTCCCAACTCGGCGCCGGCTTAGAGACTGAAAGAtggagaaaaaaaccccacacagattaatctctctctctctctcacaagtaAATTATAAATCCTGATGAAACCCTGCTGTCAGCGTGCTGCTGCGTTTATGAGCTGATGATCTGAATTGAATTATTGATCAGTTGGATATTTATGGAAAATTTCTTCCTCATTCAAACAAATTGTTCTTCATCTCCTGTATTAAAGGTGTAAACACAAACTCACCTgagacactttaaaaaaaaaaagtcccctatgggtccatgtggctgctgcttataaataaaatagttctgtccatacagtaaatatagtgcatattatatatatataaacacaacaACGGAACATATTTCATGGTTTAATCAGTGGGGTGCAGGGGGAGGGTCGGGGAGGGTCAGTCTGGTGTGATAATGATGTCACAGTACACTTTTTGAGATATTTCTATTTATTTCaaacattatttttttaattttaataaaaagtataaactctgatTGGAAGCAAATGATTCTTTTAAATCAGTGTTCACAGTTTTACagaatttttttcccctcattgaAAATTTTGTACctaaatatttatttaatattgatgtgaaataaactgtGTGAGATTTCAGGTTTTTATTGCAGCTCTGTTACATTACTGACCCTGAGAGTGTTAATAAACCTGTAGTCAGACACGGACAAatccccaacttcattacttaagtcagagtCCAGATCCTACTGGTCAaacgtgactccgatacaagtgaaagttgtccagtcaaatttttacttaaaagtactgaagtactagttattaaaaatacttaagtattaaaagtacattttctgtcaacgcatcgctgtattattgccacagcgcttacaaaacctaacgccgttaccaaagatagaaatgtgaattcacaaaatgaacgcatgctatgccatcatggtggtttaaccttaaaggaacagtccaccgtatttccataatgaaatatgctcttatctgaattgagacgagctgctccgtacctctccgagctttgcgtgacctcccagtcagtcagacacagtcagacgcgctgtcactcctgttagcaatgtagctaggctcagtatggccaatggtattttttggggctgtagttagatgcgaccaaactcttccgcgtttttcctgtttacataggtttatatgagcagtgatatgaaacaagttcagttacacaaattgaaacgtagcgattttctatgctatggaaagtgcgcactataatgagaggcgtactaacaccttctgcgtgcttcggcagcgcattgatacggagctcagatatcaatgcgctgccgaaggtgttagtatgcctctcattatagtgcgcactttccatagcatacaaaatcgctacgtttcaatttgtgtaactgaacttgtttcatatcactgctcatataaacctatgtaaacaggaaaaacgcggaagagtttggtcgcatctaactacagccccaaaaaataccattggccatgctgagcctagctacattgctaacaggagtgacagcgtgtctgactgcgtctgactgactgggaggtcgcgcaaagctcggagaggtacggagcagctcgtctcaattcagataagagcatatttcattatggaaatacggtggactgttcctttaagctagctagtcagtgaaactccacctgacatgctggcaaactcttttcaaactcaaaatcatatcgggtagctaacgctactagaaaagaaagatttatacattctgtttatttggcaagattatgctaaaacatatttctgacaggacttcagataagttaatgttatccatgttagcgtaactctgtttttacatgctaactaacagtgtccaagttacctagcgatgtgtaaatgttagcagtggacaaggctacagcaacttggcgggcaaatccatagaaagtcatttaactaaccagactgcatagctatggcaacattatcgctagctcgaaaagcacaggcaacttcattgcaagctttctcttggaataaaacgtttatatcccttccgcgggttggatggtgagtttttggaggccgtgatgtcaaatcaaatcaagtttatttgtatcgcgcttttaacaataaacattgtcgcaaagcagctttacagaatctgaacgacttaaaacatgagctaattttatccctaatctatgtgatgtggttcgttttcagcaaacaaagcaaacatttaaaatgaaacgaatctttaatcctttcagaaaactgaaacatgggttcatgggccatgaatgtgttcattctccagaagaaccgcctccttccattcttccatcaactgatcgtgttcaagtaAAGCTGCTGAGGAATCACTGatattgattttatacagtctgtggacgtgacgtgaccctagtgattactgatcggctctcagtgtcacctgcgaaaaaaacaatcatattgtagaaaagaaaaggaaaaaaaacactttcaaaaccgcttcatagtaacgagtaacgaggaccttgatagaaatgtagtggagtgaaaagtacgatatttgtctttcaaatgtagtgaacttaaagtcataaatttaaaaaaaaattaatactcaagtaaagtacagatactcaaaaagtgtacttaagtaaatgtacttcgttactgtccacctctgcctgtaGTGTGTGAAACAATGTGAttcacacagcgtgtgtgtgttgaATCATGCAATAATGATCAAACTATTTATACATAAATCTTATGAGTAAATACTTTAAGTAATGCACACAATATACATCCAAATACATGTTAATTAGTGCTTTAACATCTGTACATTTACTTTGGTGCAAGAAATAGGCCAAAGGCAAAGCATGTAACATCAGCTTGTTTTTGACATTGCATATTGCATTTTAACATCTAAAGCATTTTTGCACTGAAGCATAGCACTTTAACATGCTTGGACTTTAGCATTTAAGTACTTTATGATTGTTtatattctggatttttacctgaCCTTATTTATATGTTTGTGTATACTGTATTGACCTGTTGATCAAAAGTTGCACTCAAGCACTTTAATGCCTGGAtactattattatcattatttaccttatttttattattattattatttttattattccaaaGATCAACCTGCCACAGGGACTAAAGATGCAAATTAGCCGTTGGCTATAATCTTGCATATTTACatgtaaatgtttttattaatatgCATTGTCCCTGTTAaaagaataatataaaataaagaaataaaaaataatgaatTAAAATGACATACTTTATCGGCTGTCACTGTGAGAGttgtttaaacacacacacacacacacacacacacaaatagaacAGTGTGATGTGTCCTAAACTCAGTGGCATTAACTCATGACCATAAAAACACATCTGTAAATTAATGTGTATTTAATTCACATCTGTGCTACACTTTACTGTCTGATTGATTTTAATGATGGTGAGTGGCATGCCGTGTGTGTGCGTCAGTGAGTGgggcgtgtgtgtgcatgcgtcagtgagtggggcgtgtgtgtgcatgcgtcagtgagtggggcgtgtgtgtgcgtgcgtcagtgagtggggcgtgtgtgtgcatgcgtcagtgagtggggcgtgtgtgtgcgtgcgtcagTGAGTGGGGCgcacacacaccccactcactaacacacacaccccactcactgtgagtgagtggggcgtgtgtgtgtgtcagagtgggacgtgtgtgtcagtgagtggggtgtgtgtgtcagtgagtggggcgtgtgtgtgtgtcagtgagtggggcgtgtgtgtgtgtcagtgagtggggcgtgtgtgtgtgtgtgtcagtgagtggggcgtgtgtgtgtgtgtgtcagtgagtggggcgtgtgtgtgtgtcagtgagtggggcgtgtgtgtgtgtcagtgagtggtgtgtgtgtgtgtgtcagtgagtggggcgtgtgtgtgtgtgtcagtgagtggggcgtgtgtgtgtcagtgagtggggcgtgtgtgtgtcagtgagtggggcgtgtgtgtgtgtcagtgagtggggcgtgtgtgtgtgtcagtgagtggggcgtgtgtgtgtgtcagtgagtggggcgtgtgtgtgtgtcagtgagtggggcgtgtgtgtgtgtcagtgagtggggcgtgtgtgtgtgtcagtgagtggggcgtgtgtgtgtgtcagtgagtggggcgtgtgtgtgtgtcagtgagtggggcgtgtgtgtgtgtcagtgagtggggcgtgtgtgtgtgtcagtgagtggggcgtgtgtgtgtgtcagtgagtggtgtgtgtgtgtgtgtgtcagtgagtggggcgtgtgtgtcagtgagtggggcgtgtgtgtcagtgagtggggcgtgtgtgtgtcagtgagtggggcgtgtgtgtgtgtcagtgagtggggcgtgtgtgtgtgtcagtgagtggggcgtgtgtgtgtgtcagtgagtggggcgtgtgtgtgtgtcagtgagtggggtgtgtgtgtgtgtgtcagtgagtggggggggtgtgtgtcagtgagtggggcgtgtgtgtgtgtcagtgagtggggcGTGTGTCAGGGAGTGGGgcgtgtgtgtcagtgagtggtgtgtgtgtgttagtgagtggggtgtgtgtgtgtgtgtcagtgagtggggtgtgtgtgtgtgtgttagtgagtgggtgtgtgtgtgtgtgtgtgtcagtgagtggggtgtgtgtgtgtgtcagtgagtggggtgtgtgtgtcagtgagtggggtgtgtgtgtgtgtcagtgagtggggtgtgtgtgtcagtgagtggggtgtgtgtgtgtgtcagtgagtggggtgtgtgtgtcagtgagtggggtgtgtgtgtgtcagtgagtggggtgtgtgtgtgtgtcagtgagtggtgtgtgtgtgtgtgtcagtgagtggtgtgtgtgtgtgtgtcagtgagtggtgtgtgtgtgttagtgagtgggggggtgtgtgtgtcagtgagtggggtgtgtgtgttagtgagtggggtgtgtgtgtgtgtgtgtgtgtgtgtcagtgagtggtgtgtgtgtgttagtgagtggggggtgtgtgtgtgtcagtgagtggggtgtgtgtgttagtgagtggggtgtgtgtgtgtgtgtgtgtgtgtcagtgagtggtgtgtgtgtgtgttagtgagtgggtgtgtatgtgtgtgttagtgagtgggtgtgtgtgtgtgtgtgtgcgtgttagtgagtggggtgtgtgtgcgtgttagtgagtggggtgtgtgtgtgtgtgtgtcagtgagtggggtgtgtgtgtgtgtcagtgagtggggtgtgtgtgttagtgagtggtgtgtgtgtgtgttagtgagtggtgtgtgtgtgtgtgtgtgtgtgtatgtcagtgagtggtgtgtgtgtgttagtgagtggggggtgtgtgtgtgtcagtgagtggggtgtgtgtgtgtgtgtgtgtgtgtgtcagtgagtggtgtgtgtgtgtgtgttagtgagtgggggtgtgtgtgtgtgtgtgcgcgcgtgttagtgagtggggtgtgtgtgtgtcagtgagtggggtgtgtgtgtgtgtcagtgagtggggtgtgtgtgtgtgtgtgtgtgtgtgtgtgtgtgtgtgtgtcagtgagtggggtgtgtgtgtgtgtgtgtgtgtcagtgagtggggtgtgtgtgtgtgtgtgtcagtgagtggggtgtgtgtgttagtgagtggggtgtgtgtgtgtgtgtgtgtgtgtgtgtcagtgagtggtgtgtgtgtgtgtgttagtgagtgggtgtgtgtgtgtgtgtgtgtgtgttagtgagtgggtgtgtgtgtgtgtgtgtgtgtgtgcgcgtgtcagtgagtggtgtgtgtgtgtgtgtcagtgagtggggcgtgtgtgtgtgtcagtgagtggggcgtgtgtgtcagtgagtggggcgtgtgtgtgtcagtgagtggggcgtgtgtgtgtcagtgagtggggcgtgtgtgtgtgtcagtgagtggggcgtgtgtgtgtgtcagtgagtggggcgtgtgtgtgtgtcagtgagtggggggtgtgtgtgtgtcagtgagtggggggtgtgtgtgtcagtgagtggggcgtgtgtgtgtgtcagtgagtggggcGTGTGTCAGGGAGTGGGGCgtgtgtcagtgagtggggtgtgtgtgttagtgagtggggtgtgtgtgtcagtgagtggggtgtgtgtgtgtgtgttagtgagtgggtgtgtgtgtgtgtgcgcgcgtgtcagtgagtggggtgtgtgtgtgtcagtgagtggggtgtgtgtgtgtgtcagtgagtggggtgtgtgtgtgtgtcagtgagtggggtgtgtgtgtcagtgagtggggtgtgtgtgtcagtgagtggggtgtgtgtgtcagtgagtggggtgtgtgtgtgtcagtgagtggggtgtgtgtgtgtcagtgagtggggtgtgtgtgtgtgtcagtgagtggggtgtgtgtgtgtgtgtgtcagtgagtggggtgtgtgtgtgtgtgtgtcagtgagtggggtgtgtgtgtgtgtgtcagtgagtggggtgtgtgtgtgtcagtgagtggggtgtgtgtgttagtgagtggggtgtgtgtgtgtgtgtgtgtgtcagtgagtggtgtgtgtgtgttagtgagtggggtgtgtgtgtgtgtcagtgagtggggtgtgtgtgttagtgagtggggtgtgtgtgtgtgtgtgtgtgtgtgtgtgtgtgtgtgtgtgtcagtgagtggtgtgtgtgtgtgttagtgagtgggtgtgtgtgtgtgtgttagtgagtgggtgtgtgtgtgtgtgtgtgcgtgttagtgagtggggtgtgtgtgcgtgttagtgagtggggtgtgtgtgtgtgtgtcagtgagtggggtgtgtgtgttagtgagtggggtgtgtgtgttagtgagtgtgtgtgtgtgtgtgtgtgtcagtgagtggtgtgtgtgtgttagtgagtggggggtgtgtgtgtgtcagtgagtggggtgtgtgtgtgtgtgtgtgtgtgtgtcagtgagtggtgtgtgtgtgtgtgttagtgagtgggtgtgtgtgtgtgcgcgtgttagtgagtggggtgtgtgtgtgtcagtgagtggggtgtgtgtgtgtgtcagtgagtggggtgtgtgtgtgtgtgtgtgtgtgtgtgtcagtgagtggggtgtgtgtgtgtgtgtgtgtgtgtgtgtgtgtgtgtgtgtgtgtgtgtgtcagtgagtgaggtgtgtgtgttagtgagtggggggtgtgtgtgtgtgtgtgtgtgtcagtgagtggtgtgtgtgtgtgtgttagtgagtgggtgtgtgtgtgtgtgtgttagtgagtgggtgtgtgtgtgtgtgtgtgtgtgtgtgtgtgtgtgcgtgtcagtgagtggtgtgtgtgtgtgtgtcagtgagtggggcgtgtgtgtcagtgagtggggcgtgtgtgtgtcagtgagtggggcgtgtgtgtgtgtcagtgagtggggcgtgtgtgtgtgtcagtgagtggggcgtgt
Above is a window of Neoarius graeffei isolate fNeoGra1 chromosome 28, fNeoGra1.pri, whole genome shotgun sequence DNA encoding:
- the prdx4 gene encoding peroxiredoxin-4 — its product is MSSSGVCRGVMRGGVMMRGVMRGGVMMRGVMRGGVMMMMMMLCAACVLGKSARAEEVDGRRERECYNYAGGHVYPGEATRVPVSDHSLHLSKAKISKPAPSWEGTAVINGEFKELKLSDYRGKYLVFFFYPLDFTFVCPTEIIAFSDRVHEFHAINADVVACSVDSQFTHLAWINTPRKQGGLGPLKIPLLSDLTHQIAKDYGVYLEDQGHTLRGLFIIDDKGTLRQITMNDLPVGRSVDETLRLVQAFQYTDKHGEVCPAGWKPGSDTIIPDPSGKLKYFDKLN